The following are encoded in a window of Microvirga ossetica genomic DNA:
- a CDS encoding ABC transporter substrate-binding protein: MVLLGSRHRLRVHRSIYQLILSAVVAITASSLPAWTQTPDPTDIRIGLITRQPPPPTLYEFDPAPEDEGLAGGRLAARDNNTTGQFTGHRYVLEEETLEEGQDAVAAAQTLAARGIAFLAINLPAEELLAIADALKGNNTLLFNVSATDDRLRGADCRSNVFHVVPSRAMLTDALAQFLAFKRWRRLFLIVGPQPGDKLYAEAVKRSARKFGLVIAAEKPWEFGPLARAKADSPTTAVALTFTQNLDYDVAIVADEARDFGDYLAYRTWDSRLVMGTQGLTATTWHPTFEVWGAAQAQTRFRRSSDRLMRPLDYHVWMAVRTVGEAVTQTKVTDPGTVREFIRGADFGLPAYKGVSLSFRPWDQQLRQPLLLVQPRFLVSVAPEQGFLHQRTPLDTLGFDQPETACKLQ; encoded by the coding sequence ATGGTACTGCTTGGCTCAAGGCATCGCCTCCGGGTTCATCGGTCAATTTACCAGTTGATCCTAAGCGCTGTCGTGGCCATCACCGCGTCCAGTCTCCCAGCATGGACACAGACGCCGGATCCCACCGATATCCGTATCGGGCTGATCACCCGCCAGCCGCCACCGCCCACGCTATACGAATTCGATCCTGCCCCCGAGGATGAGGGGCTGGCGGGCGGACGGCTCGCGGCACGCGACAACAACACGACCGGGCAGTTCACGGGCCATCGCTACGTTCTCGAGGAGGAGACGCTCGAGGAGGGGCAGGACGCAGTTGCCGCAGCGCAGACGCTCGCAGCGCGCGGGATCGCATTCCTGGCGATCAATCTCCCGGCTGAGGAACTCTTGGCGATAGCCGACGCGCTCAAGGGCAACAACACATTGCTCTTCAATGTCAGCGCTACCGACGATCGGCTCCGGGGCGCAGATTGCCGATCCAATGTCTTTCACGTGGTGCCGAGCCGAGCCATGCTGACCGATGCCTTGGCCCAGTTCCTTGCCTTCAAGCGCTGGCGTCGGCTCTTCCTGATCGTCGGCCCGCAGCCGGGGGACAAGCTCTACGCTGAGGCCGTAAAGCGCTCCGCCCGCAAGTTCGGGCTGGTGATCGCTGCGGAAAAGCCATGGGAATTCGGCCCGCTGGCTCGCGCCAAGGCCGACAGCCCGACCACCGCGGTGGCACTCACCTTCACGCAGAACCTCGATTACGACGTCGCTATCGTCGCCGACGAGGCGAGGGACTTCGGTGACTACCTCGCATATCGGACGTGGGATTCGAGACTTGTCATGGGTACCCAGGGACTGACCGCCACCACATGGCACCCGACATTCGAGGTGTGGGGAGCGGCGCAGGCTCAGACCCGCTTCCGGCGCTCCTCCGATCGCCTTATGCGCCCGCTCGACTACCACGTGTGGATGGCAGTCCGGACGGTCGGCGAGGCCGTCACCCAGACGAAGGTGACCGATCCCGGCACAGTGAGGGAATTCATCAGGGGAGCGGATTTCGGCCTCCCGGCATACAAGGGGGTCTCATTGAGCTTCAGGCCCTGGGACCAGCAGCTCCGCCAGCCCCTTCTCCTCGTGCAGCCGCGCTTTCTCGTCTCGGTGGCGCCGGAGCAGGGCTTCCTGCACCAGCGCACGCCGCTCGACACCCTTGGCTTCGATCAGCCGGAGACCGCCTGCAAGCTTCAATGA
- a CDS encoding c-type cytochrome, methanol metabolism-related, with product MTVVAFSPATLHSAETAVKGEDGKYMTSEGMPTYHIGSDGTVDWYTYSGYRRYHADCHTCHGPDGQGSSYAPALAHSLKTLTYEQFMDVVVNGRQKVGVAENQVMPAFAQNVNVMCYIDDLYVYLKARADDAVPRGRPAKREDKPKLATQNEDSCLGRGG from the coding sequence ATGACAGTTGTCGCGTTTTCACCTGCCACCCTGCACTCCGCGGAAACGGCGGTGAAGGGCGAGGACGGGAAGTACATGACCTCTGAGGGCATGCCGACCTATCACATCGGATCAGACGGAACCGTAGACTGGTACACCTACAGCGGGTATCGGCGGTACCATGCCGACTGCCACACGTGCCATGGTCCGGATGGGCAAGGAAGCAGCTATGCGCCGGCATTGGCGCACTCGCTCAAGACACTAACCTACGAGCAGTTCATGGACGTGGTGGTCAACGGACGCCAGAAGGTCGGCGTCGCGGAGAACCAGGTCATGCCGGCGTTCGCCCAGAACGTGAATGTCATGTGCTACATCGATGATCTCTACGTCTACCTGAAAGCGCGGGCAGACGATGCCGTTCCTCGTGGACGCCCGGCGAAGCGGGAAGACAAACCCAAGTTGGCGACGCAAAATGAAGATTCATGTCTCGGACGCGGCGGCTGA
- a CDS encoding carbonic anhydrase family protein, with translation MPTDRSREGEMLSRRHFCCAGVLAGTAASFSRAFAADQCAATTQQRQAALSPDDALAELKAGNERFLSQNMRNCDLLGQVRATAGGQFPFALVIGCIDSRVPPELVFDQRIGDIFSARIAGNVADDDVVGSAEFATKLAGAKLIVVLGHSECGAVKGAIDGAQLGKLTDLLNRIKPAVEANRNAPGEHTSKNTDFVQQVATTNATLAAQGLQRDSEVLRDLVAQKDLRIVAAMHDVASGRITFME, from the coding sequence TTGCCGACAGACAGGTCAAGGGAGGGTGAGATGTTGTCACGACGACACTTCTGCTGCGCCGGAGTTCTAGCCGGCACCGCGGCTAGCTTCTCAAGAGCGTTTGCCGCCGATCAGTGCGCGGCGACGACGCAACAGCGGCAGGCGGCGCTGAGCCCCGACGATGCGCTGGCGGAGCTCAAGGCCGGCAACGAGCGCTTCCTGTCGCAGAATATGCGCAACTGTGACCTGCTCGGTCAGGTCAGGGCGACCGCCGGCGGACAGTTCCCGTTCGCGCTGGTGATCGGCTGCATCGACTCCCGCGTGCCCCCGGAGCTGGTGTTCGATCAACGCATCGGCGATATCTTCAGCGCCCGCATTGCCGGCAACGTCGCCGACGATGACGTCGTTGGCAGTGCCGAATTCGCGACCAAGCTGGCCGGGGCAAAGCTGATCGTCGTGCTGGGCCACAGCGAGTGCGGCGCGGTCAAGGGTGCCATTGATGGCGCCCAGCTTGGAAAGCTCACCGACCTGTTGAACCGCATCAAGCCCGCGGTTGAGGCCAACCGGAACGCCCCGGGGGAGCACACCTCGAAGAACACGGACTTCGTGCAGCAGGTGGCGACAACGAATGCCACGCTGGCGGCCCAAGGTCTTCAACGAGATAGCGAGGTTCTTCGGGATCTGGTCGCCCAGAAAGATCTGAGGATCGTTGCGGCGATGCACGATGTCGCCAGCGGGCGCATCACGTTCATGGAATGA
- a CDS encoding c-type cytochrome, methanol metabolism-related encodes MGATMHRVGVHRWRAARALILIACWVTFQAAAQAVRDEDGRYYAENGEPTYHIAQGGQVDWYTFNGYRRYHAACHMCHGPSGEGSMIAPPLLAPLKAMDYAGFQDIVIHGLRTVGPAQQRVMRAMGEDQNVVCNLPDIFVYLKARADGALGQLRPDNHQPKPAAAALNEAACREASRPRR; translated from the coding sequence ATGGGCGCAACCATGCACAGAGTGGGCGTACATAGGTGGCGCGCCGCACGCGCGCTCATCCTGATTGCTTGCTGGGTCACGTTCCAGGCCGCCGCGCAAGCGGTGAGGGACGAGGATGGGCGTTATTATGCTGAGAACGGCGAGCCGACCTATCACATAGCGCAGGGCGGACAGGTAGACTGGTATACGTTCAACGGGTATCGCCGCTATCACGCGGCGTGTCATATGTGCCATGGCCCGAGTGGCGAGGGCAGCATGATTGCCCCACCCCTGTTGGCCCCTCTGAAAGCAATGGACTACGCAGGCTTCCAAGACATCGTCATTCACGGCCTACGAACGGTAGGCCCGGCCCAGCAACGGGTCATGCGGGCGATGGGAGAGGACCAGAATGTCGTGTGCAATCTACCCGACATATTTGTCTACCTGAAGGCCCGCGCCGATGGCGCTCTGGGGCAGCTCCGGCCCGACAATCATCAGCCCAAACCTGCGGCTGCGGCTCTGAATGAGGCTGCTTGCCGGGAAGCCAGTAGGCCACGGCGGTGA
- a CDS encoding efflux RND transporter permease subunit, producing the protein MSLNLSEWAIRHRSFIVFLMLIVLVAGIGSYFSLGRAEDPAFSVKTMVVSAGWPGATLNDTLQQVTERLERKLQEAPHLDYLRSYTTPGQTTIFVNLKGEVLARDVPDIWYQVRKKVGDIRSTLPQGVTGPGFNDEFGDTYGIIYGFIADGFTHRELRDTVEDVRSRLLQVPDVSKIDVVGAQDEKFYLEFSTEQLAGLGLDHAALAAALQAQNAVAPAGVVQTGNEKLLIRVSGEFRSEQDLLAVNFVVNGRVIRLGDIATVRRAYGDPPQPMFRVNGQPAIGIAISMRDGGDVLALGRNIAAAMAAIRRDLPIGIEPVLVADQPVTVEHSIKEFMKTLWEAVAIVLAISFLSLGLRAGAVVALSIPLVLAMVFMTMAYAGIDLQRISLGALIISLGLLVDDAMITVETMITRLEQGATREDAATFAYTSVAFPMLTGTLVTVAGFIPIGFARSSAGEYTFSIFAVVGIALVASWFVAVLFSPLLGVWLLPRQAKHAHAEPGRLMRTFRRVLIVVMRARWITILVTLALFGLALYGMRVVPQQFFPASDRPELLVDLKLPQNSSIHASETVASRLDGILKGDGDIDHWSTYVGRGAVRFYLPLNVQLANDFFSQAVIVTKSLEARERVRARLEMVLETEFPSVVARVYPLELGPPVGWPLQYRVTGPDVNTVRETAFKVADVMGSDPYVQTINFEWIEPARTLQIRVNQDEARLLGLSSQAVAQALNGVVTGASVTQVRDGIYLVDVVVRAGSEQRTSLAALRDLQLPLPNGRTVPITQLASVDYGQEFPLVWRRDRVPSLVVQADVAPGVQSASVVRELDPRMAELVASLPGGYRVAVGGTAEESAKSQASVLAVVPLMLALMLILLMVQLQSFQRLFLVLSVAPLGLIGVVLALLLANKPLGFVAILGVLALVGMIARNSVILIDQIETERAHGLHPWDAVVEATVHRFRPILLTAAAAILGMIPIAPTVFWGPMAYAIMGGLAVATGLTLVFLPALYVAWFRIDPPAETDVSGQPHEAAPALKGAAAG; encoded by the coding sequence ATGAGCCTCAACCTGTCCGAGTGGGCCATCCGCCATCGGTCCTTCATCGTCTTCCTGATGCTCATCGTCCTGGTCGCGGGGATCGGCTCCTACTTTTCCTTGGGGCGGGCCGAGGATCCGGCCTTCTCGGTCAAGACCATGGTCGTCAGTGCCGGGTGGCCCGGCGCGACCCTCAACGACACGCTCCAGCAGGTCACCGAGCGCCTCGAGCGGAAGCTCCAGGAGGCGCCGCATCTCGATTATCTCCGCAGCTACACGACGCCCGGCCAGACCACGATCTTCGTCAACCTGAAGGGCGAGGTGCTGGCGCGGGATGTTCCAGATATCTGGTACCAGGTGCGCAAGAAGGTCGGCGACATCCGCAGCACCTTACCCCAGGGCGTGACCGGTCCCGGGTTCAACGACGAGTTCGGCGACACCTACGGTATCATCTACGGCTTCATCGCCGACGGCTTCACCCACCGTGAGCTGCGCGACACTGTCGAGGATGTCCGCTCGCGGCTCCTTCAGGTTCCCGACGTGTCCAAGATTGACGTGGTCGGGGCCCAGGACGAGAAGTTCTACCTCGAGTTCTCGACCGAGCAGCTCGCCGGGCTCGGTCTCGACCATGCTGCCCTCGCCGCGGCGCTTCAGGCGCAGAACGCGGTGGCCCCTGCGGGGGTTGTCCAGACCGGCAACGAGAAGCTCCTGATCCGGGTGTCGGGGGAGTTCCGCTCCGAGCAGGATCTGCTGGCGGTCAACTTCGTGGTGAACGGTCGCGTCATCCGCCTGGGCGACATAGCCACCGTCCGGCGTGCCTATGGCGATCCGCCCCAACCGATGTTCCGGGTCAATGGACAGCCCGCCATCGGGATCGCGATTTCCATGCGGGACGGCGGTGACGTGCTGGCGCTCGGCCGCAACATCGCGGCCGCCATGGCGGCGATCCGGAGGGACCTGCCCATCGGCATCGAGCCCGTGCTCGTGGCCGACCAGCCGGTGACGGTCGAGCACTCGATCAAGGAATTCATGAAGACCCTGTGGGAGGCCGTCGCCATCGTGCTGGCGATCAGCTTCCTCAGCCTCGGCCTGCGGGCCGGCGCGGTTGTGGCGCTGTCGATCCCGCTGGTGCTCGCCATGGTGTTCATGACGATGGCCTATGCCGGCATCGACCTGCAACGGATCTCGCTCGGCGCGCTCATCATCTCCCTCGGCCTCCTGGTGGACGATGCCATGATCACGGTCGAGACGATGATCACGCGGCTCGAGCAGGGCGCTACCAGGGAGGACGCCGCCACCTTTGCCTACACATCGGTCGCGTTTCCGATGCTGACCGGCACCCTGGTCACCGTGGCGGGCTTCATCCCCATCGGCTTTGCCCGCAGCTCCGCAGGGGAGTACACCTTCTCGATCTTCGCCGTGGTCGGCATCGCGCTCGTCGCATCGTGGTTCGTCGCCGTCCTGTTCTCGCCGCTGCTCGGGGTCTGGCTGCTGCCGAGACAAGCGAAGCACGCCCATGCCGAGCCAGGGCGGCTGATGCGGACATTCCGGCGGGTGCTCATCGTCGTCATGCGGGCGCGCTGGATCACCATCCTGGTGACGCTCGCACTGTTCGGGCTTGCGCTCTACGGGATGCGCGTCGTCCCGCAGCAGTTCTTCCCGGCCTCGGACCGCCCCGAACTGCTCGTCGACCTCAAGCTGCCGCAGAATTCCTCGATCCATGCGAGCGAGACGGTGGCGAGCCGGCTCGACGGGATCCTGAAGGGCGACGGCGACATCGACCACTGGAGCACCTATGTCGGCCGTGGCGCGGTCCGGTTCTATCTGCCACTGAACGTTCAGCTTGCGAACGACTTCTTCTCCCAGGCGGTGATCGTCACGAAGAGCCTGGAGGCGCGGGAGCGGGTCCGGGCCCGCCTGGAAATGGTCCTTGAGACCGAGTTCCCGAGCGTGGTCGCCCGGGTGTATCCGCTCGAGCTCGGGCCGCCGGTGGGCTGGCCGTTGCAGTACCGCGTCACCGGCCCCGACGTGAACACCGTCCGCGAGACCGCGTTCAAGGTCGCCGACGTGATGGGCTCGGACCCCTACGTCCAGACGATCAACTTCGAGTGGATCGAGCCGGCGCGCACCTTGCAGATCCGCGTCAACCAGGACGAGGCCCGGCTGCTCGGCCTGAGCTCCCAGGCCGTGGCGCAGGCCCTCAACGGCGTCGTGACCGGCGCGTCGGTGACCCAGGTGCGGGACGGCATCTACCTCGTCGACGTCGTCGTCCGCGCCGGCAGCGAACAGCGCACCTCGCTGGCGGCCCTGCGCGATCTCCAGCTTCCCCTGCCGAACGGCCGCACGGTGCCGATCACCCAGCTCGCCTCCGTCGATTACGGGCAGGAGTTTCCGCTGGTCTGGCGGCGGGACCGGGTGCCGAGCCTCGTCGTGCAGGCGGATGTCGCGCCCGGCGTCCAGTCGGCGTCGGTCGTCAGGGAGCTGGACCCCAGGATGGCCGAGCTGGTTGCGAGCCTGCCTGGCGGCTACCGCGTGGCCGTCGGCGGCACGGCGGAGGAGAGCGCCAAGTCGCAGGCGTCGGTGCTCGCGGTGGTGCCCCTGATGCTGGCGCTGATGCTCATCCTGCTCATGGTGCAGCTCCAGAGCTTCCAGCGCCTGTTCCTGGTGCTGAGCGTGGCGCCCCTGGGGCTGATCGGGGTTGTCCTGGCGCTGCTGCTGGCCAACAAGCCGCTCGGGTTCGTCGCGATCCTGGGCGTCTTGGCGCTGGTCGGCATGATCGCCCGCAATTCGGTGATCCTGATCGACCAGATCGAGACCGAGCGGGCGCACGGGCTGCATCCCTGGGATGCCGTCGTGGAGGCAACTGTTCACCGGTTCCGTCCGATCCTCCTGACCGCGGCAGCGGCGATCCTTGGGATGATCCCGATTGCCCCGACGGTGTTCTGGGGGCCGATGGCCTACGCGATCATGGGCGGCCTTGCGGTGGCGACCGGATTGACGCTGGTCTTCCTGCCGGCGTTGTACGTGGCGTGGTTCCGGATCGATCCGCCCGCCGAGACGGACGTGTCCGGGCAGCCTCACGAGGCGGCACCGGCTCTGAAGGGCGCCGCGGCCGGATGA
- a CDS encoding efflux RND transporter periplasmic adaptor subunit, whose product MPRVASRSERNPGNAACAEEEAMGMSVGAVSSTPRNTAPWPALLLLGLLGACQQAEAPPPDIRPVKTITVERRADEQSVSLTGQIRAQDEVSLAFRTDGRMLERPVNIGDQVKPGQVVARLDPQNQQNALRSAQASLSAAQGQLTQARNTFERQQGLLQKGYTTRAQFDDAQQARQTAEAQVDSAQAQLRNAQDQLGYTELQADAPGTVTAKGAEPGEVVKAGQMIVQVARQGGRDAVFDVPAHLVRMGPRQATITIVLADDPSVKATGRVREVAPQADPVTRTYQVKIGLTDPPAAMRLGSTVVGRASATSGEVIEVPATALTEANGRPAVWVVDPATQTVALRNIDVVRYDPASVTVSQGIEAGDVVVTAGVQALRPGQKVRLLGVTS is encoded by the coding sequence ATGCCAAGGGTCGCCTCAAGATCGGAACGCAATCCTGGGAATGCCGCTTGCGCTGAGGAGGAGGCCATGGGCATGTCCGTCGGCGCCGTCTCAAGCACTCCGAGAAACACTGCGCCGTGGCCCGCACTGCTCCTCCTCGGGCTGCTGGGCGCGTGCCAGCAGGCCGAAGCCCCGCCACCGGACATCCGGCCTGTCAAGACCATCACGGTCGAGCGCCGCGCCGACGAGCAGTCCGTCTCCCTCACCGGTCAGATCCGGGCCCAGGACGAGGTCAGCCTCGCCTTCCGCACCGACGGCCGCATGCTGGAGCGGCCGGTCAACATCGGCGATCAGGTCAAGCCCGGCCAGGTCGTGGCGCGGCTCGATCCGCAGAACCAGCAGAATGCCCTCCGCTCGGCCCAGGCTAGCCTGTCGGCGGCGCAGGGGCAGCTCACCCAGGCCAGGAACACCTTCGAGCGCCAGCAGGGCCTGCTCCAGAAAGGCTACACGACCCGGGCCCAGTTCGATGACGCCCAGCAGGCCCGGCAGACCGCCGAGGCGCAGGTCGATTCCGCGCAGGCGCAACTGCGCAACGCCCAGGACCAGCTCGGCTACACCGAGCTTCAGGCCGACGCACCCGGCACCGTGACCGCCAAGGGGGCCGAGCCCGGCGAGGTGGTCAAGGCCGGGCAGATGATCGTCCAGGTCGCCCGCCAGGGCGGGCGGGACGCCGTGTTCGACGTGCCGGCGCACCTCGTCCGCATGGGACCGCGCCAAGCCACCATCACCATCGTGTTGGCGGACGATCCCAGCGTCAAGGCCACCGGACGGGTGCGGGAGGTCGCGCCGCAGGCCGACCCGGTCACCCGCACATATCAGGTGAAGATCGGGCTGACGGATCCGCCCGCCGCCATGCGCCTCGGCTCGACTGTGGTCGGACGGGCCTCGGCGACCTCCGGCGAGGTGATCGAGGTTCCGGCGACGGCGCTGACCGAGGCGAACGGACGCCCGGCGGTCTGGGTGGTCGATCCCGCGACGCAGACCGTGGCGCTGCGCAACATCGACGTGGTCCGCTACGATCCGGCCAGCGTCACCGTCTCCCAAGGCATCGAGGCCGGCGACGTGGTCGTCACCGCCGGCGTCCAAGCGCTGCGCCCGGGGCAGAAGGTCCGCCTGCTCGGGGTGACGTCATGA
- a CDS encoding YVTN family beta-propeller repeat protein: MSWNFVGGRTVLAVLGVAWLGAADADAYTIYVSNEKDNTVSVIDSDKLAVVATWKVGRRPRGITLSLDGKWLYVCASDDNRIDVVDTATGKVVRNLRSGPDPELFILHPKGNPLYIANEDDNMVTVVDVETNRLLAEVPVGVEPEGMGISPDGAILVNTSETTNMAHFIDTTSHKIVGNVLVDARPRIAEFSPDGKRLWVSSEVGGTVSVIDPATRQIIKKIGFQIPGITKEAIQPVGVRLTKDGKWAFVALGPANRVAVIDAETMEVKKYLLVGQRVWQLAFTPDEKLLISTNGVSNDVSIIDVEAEKVLKSVRVGGYPWGVVVGPK, translated from the coding sequence ATGTCGTGGAATTTCGTCGGTGGAAGGACAGTGCTTGCTGTCCTGGGGGTCGCATGGCTGGGGGCCGCCGACGCTGATGCCTACACGATCTATGTCTCGAACGAGAAGGACAACACCGTTTCGGTGATCGACTCGGACAAGCTCGCCGTGGTCGCCACCTGGAAGGTCGGCCGCCGTCCGCGAGGCATCACCCTGAGCCTCGATGGCAAGTGGCTCTATGTCTGCGCGAGCGACGACAACCGCATCGACGTGGTGGACACGGCGACCGGCAAGGTAGTGCGTAATCTCCGATCCGGTCCCGACCCCGAGCTCTTCATCCTGCACCCGAAGGGAAACCCGCTCTACATCGCCAACGAGGACGACAACATGGTCACGGTGGTGGATGTGGAGACGAACAGACTCCTGGCCGAGGTGCCGGTCGGGGTCGAGCCGGAGGGAATGGGCATCAGTCCGGACGGGGCCATCCTCGTCAACACGTCCGAGACCACCAACATGGCCCATTTCATCGATACGACGAGCCACAAGATCGTCGGCAACGTGCTCGTCGATGCGCGGCCACGGATCGCGGAATTTTCTCCTGACGGCAAGAGGCTGTGGGTCTCCTCCGAAGTGGGAGGGACGGTGAGCGTGATCGATCCTGCCACTCGCCAGATCATCAAGAAGATCGGGTTTCAGATTCCCGGCATTACGAAGGAGGCGATCCAGCCGGTCGGCGTGCGGCTGACCAAGGACGGCAAGTGGGCTTTCGTTGCCTTGGGTCCTGCCAACCGCGTGGCGGTGATTGATGCCGAGACTATGGAGGTCAAGAAATATCTGCTCGTCGGCCAGCGCGTCTGGCAGCTCGCCTTCACGCCAGACGAGAAGCTCCTGATCTCGACGAACGGCGTCTCCAACGATGTATCGATTATCGACGTAGAGGCTGAGAAGGTGCTGAAGAGCGTCAGGGTCGGCGGGTATCCCTGGGGAGTCGTAGTAGGGCCGAAGTGA
- a CDS encoding DUF938 domain-containing protein, producing the protein MKTFSTQDAQASPSVARNRNPILSVLRRVLPPTGTVLEIASGTGEHAVYFAAAFPGLTWQPSDQDEQALRSIAAHRAISRLLNLRAPLSLDAAAPEWPVEQANAIVAINMVHISPWRATQGLMAGAGRVLSPGGVLYLYGAYKENGAHTALSNDAFDQDLRRRNPEWGVRDLPEVAELAEANGLSLAERVPMPANNLSLIFQK; encoded by the coding sequence ATGAAGACATTCTCCACACAAGATGCACAGGCTTCACCTTCTGTGGCCCGCAACCGGAATCCAATCTTGAGCGTACTGCGAAGGGTGCTTCCGCCGACAGGAACCGTCCTGGAGATCGCCAGCGGCACGGGCGAGCATGCGGTGTACTTTGCGGCCGCATTTCCGGGGTTGACGTGGCAGCCATCGGATCAGGACGAGCAGGCTCTGAGAAGCATTGCGGCCCATCGGGCGATCTCCAGGCTGCTCAACCTTCGCGCGCCGCTCTCACTCGATGCTGCCGCTCCTGAATGGCCTGTCGAACAGGCCAATGCCATTGTGGCGATCAACATGGTTCATATCAGTCCTTGGCGGGCGACGCAGGGATTGATGGCCGGAGCAGGGCGGGTGCTCTCGCCAGGCGGCGTGCTTTATCTTTATGGGGCCTACAAAGAGAACGGCGCTCACACGGCGCTGAGCAATGATGCCTTCGATCAGGATCTGAGACGGCGCAATCCGGAATGGGGCGTGCGCGATCTTCCGGAGGTCGCCGAACTTGCCGAAGCCAATGGATTAAGCCTTGCCGAGCGCGTCCCGATGCCGGCCAATAACCTGAGCCTCATCTTCCAGAAGTGA
- a CDS encoding methanol/ethanol family PQQ-dependent dehydrogenase, which translates to MRRVVLATVLLGTASAFWPAVANEELMKMTQDPKQWVLPTGDYANTRFSKLNQITKDNASKLQPVWTFSTGVLRGHEGGPLVIGDVMYVHTPFPNIVYALDLNSDGKILWKYEPKQDPTVIPVMCCDTVYRGLAYADGKIFLHQADTTLVALDVKTGAVVWSVKNGDPKKGETNTATVMPVKDKVLVGISGGEFGVRGHVTAYDMKTGKQAWRAYSTGPDNEMLVDPDKTTHLGKPIGKDSSLKTWQGEQWKVGGSTTWGWYSYDPEQNLVYYGTANPSTWNPKQRPGDNRWSMTIMARDADTGMARWFYQMTPHDEWDYDGVNEMILVDQEIGGRPRKLLVHFDRNGLAYTLDRTNGELLVAEKYDPAVNWVSKVDMDKNSPTYGRPMVVSQFSTEQQGEDVNTKHVCPAALGTKDQQPAAFSPRTGLFYVPTNHVCMDYEPFRVNYTAGQPYVGAILSMFPPKGETNMGNFIAWDARTGKIAWTNKEPFSVWSGALATSGDVVFYGTLEGYLKAVDAQTGKELYKFKTPSGIIGNVTTYEHGGRQYIAVLSGVGGWAGIGLAAGLMGEQGAGAWQTAVNPGREEKGDRAIETAGLGAVGGYAALSNYTTLGGTLTVFALPTQ; encoded by the coding sequence ATGCGACGAGTTGTACTTGCGACCGTGCTACTTGGCACGGCTTCGGCCTTTTGGCCTGCCGTTGCCAATGAAGAGCTGATGAAAATGACCCAGGATCCAAAGCAATGGGTTCTGCCGACAGGCGACTACGCCAACACCCGCTTTTCCAAGCTCAATCAGATCACGAAGGATAATGCCAGCAAGCTCCAGCCAGTCTGGACTTTCTCGACTGGCGTCCTTCGTGGACATGAAGGCGGGCCGCTCGTGATCGGGGATGTGATGTATGTCCATACCCCGTTCCCCAACATCGTCTACGCTCTCGACCTGAACAGCGACGGCAAGATCCTCTGGAAGTACGAGCCGAAGCAGGATCCAACCGTCATTCCGGTGATGTGCTGCGATACCGTCTATCGCGGCCTTGCCTATGCGGACGGAAAGATCTTCCTGCATCAAGCGGACACGACACTCGTCGCGCTGGACGTGAAGACCGGCGCGGTGGTCTGGTCCGTGAAGAACGGCGATCCGAAGAAGGGTGAGACCAACACGGCGACCGTCATGCCCGTGAAGGACAAGGTGCTTGTCGGGATCTCGGGTGGTGAATTCGGCGTGCGTGGGCATGTCACTGCCTATGACATGAAGACAGGCAAGCAGGCTTGGCGCGCCTATTCCACGGGACCGGACAACGAAATGCTCGTCGATCCGGACAAGACGACCCATCTCGGCAAGCCGATCGGCAAAGATTCGAGCCTCAAGACCTGGCAGGGCGAACAATGGAAGGTCGGCGGTTCGACAACATGGGGATGGTATTCATACGATCCCGAGCAGAACCTCGTGTACTACGGAACCGCAAACCCCTCGACCTGGAATCCGAAGCAGCGTCCCGGCGACAACAGATGGTCGATGACCATCATGGCCCGCGATGCGGATACCGGCATGGCCCGCTGGTTCTACCAGATGACCCCTCATGACGAGTGGGACTATGACGGCGTGAACGAGATGATCCTGGTCGATCAGGAGATCGGCGGACGTCCGCGCAAGCTCCTGGTTCACTTCGACCGGAACGGGCTCGCCTACACCTTGGACCGCACCAATGGCGAGCTTCTTGTCGCGGAGAAGTACGATCCGGCCGTCAACTGGGTCTCCAAGGTCGACATGGACAAGAACAGTCCGACCTATGGACGCCCGATGGTGGTCTCTCAGTTCTCGACCGAACAGCAGGGAGAGGACGTCAATACGAAGCATGTCTGTCCTGCCGCGCTCGGCACGAAGGACCAACAGCCGGCAGCGTTCTCGCCGCGGACGGGACTGTTCTATGTTCCGACCAATCACGTCTGCATGGACTACGAGCCGTTCCGGGTGAACTACACGGCAGGTCAGCCCTATGTCGGCGCGATCCTGTCCATGTTCCCGCCCAAGGGCGAGACCAACATGGGCAACTTCATCGCGTGGGACGCCAGGACGGGCAAGATCGCCTGGACGAACAAGGAGCCGTTCTCGGTCTGGTCAGGCGCCCTGGCAACTTCAGGCGATGTCGTCTTCTATGGGACGCTCGAAGGTTACCTGAAGGCCGTCGATGCCCAGACGGGAAAGGAACTCTACAAGTTCAAGACCCCGTCCGGCATCATCGGCAACGTCACGACCTACGAGCATGGGGGAAGGCAGTACATTGCCGTCCTGTCGGGCGTCGGCGGTTGGGCCGGTATCGGTCTCGCCGCTGGCCTGATGGGTGAGCAGGGGGCCGGAGCCTGGCAGACCGCCGTCAATCCCGGTCGCGAGGAGAAAGGCGACAGGGCCATCGAGACGGCCGGCCTCGGCGCGGTCGGCGGCTATGCGGCGCTTTCCAACTACACCACGCTCGGCGGCACTCTGACCGTGTTCGCCCTGCCGACGCAATGA